The genomic stretch tgacaagttgtCAGATGTTATGACTCATTGACATGGTTATGGCCGTGTCATGActctgggtgtcaagtaaagtgttacctaatATTAACATGACAAAGACAACACACCCCATCAGATAGTTTTTTACCAACCCTCTTACATAGTGAAGAGCAGATGACCACTGAAGGTGCTGTGGCGATTTGTATTATCATATATCTTTCTCCCAGCCAAGAGATGCATGTAGACCACATCTCCTACCTCCAGCAGCACTGACACTCCATTGGATGAATTAATGCCACCACTAGCTTGGACAGCATGTGCACTAGCTATTTGATGTCCATTCTTATGCAAGGTCGCAGTTGTAGGAACTGAATTATCACCCCCTCCATAGATGTAAAACCTGAACAGGTAGAGTCCTCTCACTGGTGCTGTAAAGATCCCTGTATCAGAACACAACATTCACATAGAAACAGCCATCAGACATGATATGAGGACAGATGATTATTAATAACTATGTTTTCATACAGACTTATAAATACTGATGATATGAATAGGGTGTACCTGTAGTGGGGTTATAAGCATTGCCAATGTTTGAGTAGATATTTCTGTAGACCAGGGTGATTCCAGTGTTGAAGGGTCCAGTGTTTCCGTGTTGACCAGGTGCTTCTAGTGAGGCTGAGAAAGCCAACTTCCTGTCTGTGGGATAGAGATGCGTCAACACTACTTTATCTAACTGGACACTAGTTGGTGTAGATTAGACATGTTATCAACAATAAAGTCAGTCATTCAgaccataaaaaaaaagaaatactgTCAAAACTCATACTTAATTTTCCTTCCATTACCTTGACTGTTTCTCTTCAGAACTTCAACATGGCTCTCAGTGATGTTAGAACGAGTCTCCATGGAGATTAGTTTCACTGCTTGTGCTGAAATCAGATGCATGAACAATAAACAAGTCAGTGAGATTTagtatatagtgcattcggaaagtattcataccccttcactttttccacattttgttacgttacagccttattctgaaattgattaaatagttaattttcctcatcaatctacacacaataccccataatgacaaggcaaaaacagttttttggaAATGTTACCAAATTCATAAAAtaagaaaaaactgaaatattacatttacagtgccttgcgaaagtattgaACCCCGttggcgtttttccaattttgctgcattacaacctgtaatttaaatggattttcttttggatttcatgtaatggacatacacaaaatagtcaaaaaattctaaaaaataaatcacagaaaagGGGTGCGTGCATACCTATTCACcctgctatgaagcccctaaataagatctggtgcaaccaattaccttcagaagtcacataattagttacataaagtccacctgtgtgcaatctaagtgtcacatgatctgtcacatgatctcagtatatatacacctgttctgaaaggccccagagtctgcaacaccactaagcaaggggcaccaccaagcaagcggcaccatgaagaccaaagagctctccaaacaggtcagggacaaagttgtgggagaagtacagatcagggttgggttataaaaaatatctgaaactttgaacatcccacagagcaccattaaatccatataaaaaaaattgaaagaatatggcaccacaacaaacctgccaagagagggccgcccaccaaaactcacggaccaggcaaggaggttattaatcagaaaggcaacagagaccaaagataaccctgaaggagctgaaaagctccacagcacagattggagtatctgtccataggaccactttaagccgtacactccacagagctgggctttacggaagaatggcCTGAAAATAGCcaatgcttaaagaaaaaaataagcaaaaacgtttggtattcaccaaaaggcatgtgggagactccccaaacatatggaagaaggtactctggtcagatgagactaaaaatgagctttttggccatcaaggaaaacgctatatctggcgcaaacccaacacctctcatcacctcgagaacaccatccccacagtgaagcatggtggtggcagcatcatgctgtggggatgtttttcagaattgaaggaatgatgaatggcgctaaatacagggaaattcttgagggaaaccttgtttcagtctttcagagatttgagactgggacggaggttcaccttccagcaggacaatgaccctaagcatactgctaaagcaacactcgagtggtttaaggggaaatatttaaatgtcttggaatggcatagtcaaagcccagacctcaatccaattgagaatctgtggtatgacttaaagattgcggtacaccagaggaacccatccaacttgaaggagctggagcagttttgccttgaagaatgggcaaaattcctagtggctagatgtgccaagcttatagagatatacaccaagagacttgcagctgtaattgctgcaaaaggaggctctacaaagtattaactttgggggggtgaatagttatgcacgctcaagttttcagtttttttgtcttatttcttgtttgtttcacaataacaaatattttgtatcttcaaagtggtaggcatgttgtgtaaatcaaatgacacaaacccccAACAAATCcattttcattccaggttgtaaggcaacaaaataggaaaaatgccaaggggggtgaatactttcgcaagccactgtacataatcaattgaatttaccacgtggactccaatcaagttttagaaacatcttaAAGATTGACAAAccggttttcactttgtcaatatggagtattgtgtgtagattaaagagtacattattatattttttatccatttaaaaataaagctgtaacgtaacaaaatgttgaataagtcaagtggtctgaatactgtatagacaggtgtgtgcttttccaaatcatgtccaatcaatttaatttaccacagttggactccaatcaagttgtagaaacatctcaaggattatcaatggaaacaggatgcatctgagctcaattttgagtctcatagaccgtgtctgtgcctcgatctaggttgagcaaaactaaacatggtggtgttcgccttagcaatctcactggaataaagacctcctctattcctgtcattattgaaagagattgtgatatctcatATCTtcaaatagggctacttaatgttagatccctcacttccaaggaagtcatagtcaatgaacgaatcactgatcataatcttgatgtgattgccctgactgaaacatggctcaagctttaatattcacatggaaaagtccacagacccactccaaaaggctttctgAGCCATCATCGACttagtgggttttgtccaacatgtctccggacctactcattgccacagtcataccctggatctagttttgtcccgtggaataaatattgtggatcaaaatgtttttcctcataatcctggactctcagaccaccatcttattatgaTTGCAATCACAACAAATAATCTAATCAGACCTCAACCAAGGATCATCAAATCTGTGCAATAAATTCGTACGCTGGAGGAAATCTtaatgggctatactcagccttgtctcatgGTAGTAAGTTGGTTGCCTGTTGGTATcgctctagtggtgtggggtttgtgctttggcaaagtgggtggggttatatcctgcctggttggccctgtccgggggtattgtcggacggggccacagtttagtcatttagcagacgctcttatccagagcgacatacagttagtgagtgcatacatttttcatactccaGTGTCTATGCTGcagtagtctatgtgccggggggctagggtcagtctgttatatctggtgtaattctcctgttttATCTGGTGtgctgtgtgaatttaagtatgctctctctaattctctctctctccatcccctcccggaggacctgagccctaggatcatgcctcaggactacctggcctgatgactcctggctgtccccgtctCCAGTCCACCccgtcgtgctgctgctccagtttcaactgttctgcctgtggctctggaaccctgacctgttcaccgtaCATggtaccttgtcccggacctgctgtttttttactctctctctctgccgcacctgctgtctcgaacTCTGAATGGTCGGCTATGAAaggccaactgacatttactcctgaggtactgacctgttgcaccctctacaatcactgtgattattatttgaccctgctggtcatctaggaacgtttgaacatcttgaagaacaatctggccttaatggccatgtactcttataatctccacccggcacagccagaagaggactggccacaccTCAGagctaggtttctgcctttctagggagtttttcctggccaccttctacatctgcattgcttgctgtttggggttttaggctgggtttctgtatagcactttgtgacat from Coregonus clupeaformis isolate EN_2021a chromosome 21, ASM2061545v1, whole genome shotgun sequence encodes the following:
- the LOC121535445 gene encoding uncharacterized protein LOC121535445, with the protein product MTMKSVVSLLVLLHCCLSGAQVHRDRDGVSVNEIQQVDYEDRESRGNDIQVDKQRAEAAASTHSQQTCQPDIHTVLREMSNMMAEQRVELSHTKTELGAMEARLRDSESRLTASESRLTASESRLTASESQVEELKVQLKSKVEELTKRNEAQAVKLISMETRSNITESHVEVLKRNSQDRKLAFSASLEAPGQHGNTGPFNTGITLVYRNIYSNIGNAYNPTTGIFTAPVRGLYLFRFYIYGGGDNSVPTTATLHKNGHQIASAHAVQASGGINSSNGVSVLLEVGDVVYMHLLAGRKIYDNTNRHSTFSGHLLFTM